The Streptomyces sp. Mut1 genome window below encodes:
- a CDS encoding cobalamin B12-binding domain-containing protein — MKILLSGTASDSHTWNLVYLGLFLEERGHDVVALGPCVSPGLLTAACRRHAPDVVVLSSVNGHGYRDALAAVRRLRAEPDLAALPVAVGGKLGVAGRSGEAGADRLREAGCDAVLGDGAGDLETLCAFLSARARVVA, encoded by the coding sequence ATGAAGATACTCCTGAGCGGAACTGCTTCGGACTCCCACACCTGGAACCTCGTGTATCTCGGGCTGTTCCTGGAGGAGCGGGGACACGACGTCGTCGCGCTGGGCCCCTGTGTGAGTCCCGGTCTGCTCACGGCCGCCTGTCGCCGGCATGCCCCCGACGTGGTCGTGCTCAGCAGCGTCAACGGCCATGGTTACCGGGACGCGCTCGCCGCGGTGCGCCGGCTGCGCGCCGAGCCGGATCTCGCCGCCCTGCCGGTGGCCGTCGGCGGCAAGCTCGGCGTCGCGGGCCGTTCCGGGGAGGCCGGCGCGGACCGGTTGCGCGAGGCGGGCTGCGATGCCGTGCTCGGTGACGGCGCCGGCGATCTGGAGACCCTGTGCGCCTTCCTCTCGGCCCGTGCCCGGGTGGTGGCATGA
- a CDS encoding methylaspartate mutase: MSSAPRPFGAFVADSAAAGRLVVQPRMGFGDPGAMRTGLERTRAATATTVGTLTIDSYTRVGDLAGARGALDEGTRLNGYPIATHPLAVTRALLDGLHDADFPVQVRHGSARPQPIVRALVAAGLDATEGGPVSYCLPYGRTPLRESVAAWAEGCELLAASARPGSVPHLESFGGCLLGQLCPPALLVAMSVLECLFFAQHGLRSVSLSYAQQTDPGQDEEAVRALRRLAGELLPAGVDHHVVLYTYMGVYPRTEHGATRLLEASARLAVRSGAQRLLVKTTAESRRIPTVDENVRALETAAAAAALAGPPPAPAVRACGGEVYAQARALVEAVLGLHSDLARALPAAFARGLLDVPFCLHPDNAGRSRSVIGADGRLRWSDTGAMPIRPDAPADSARLTADGLLTALHHMAVRYDREPSGPVAARPPDRLTTRPTA; the protein is encoded by the coding sequence ATGAGCAGCGCCCCGCGCCCGTTCGGCGCGTTCGTCGCGGACTCGGCCGCCGCCGGCCGGCTGGTCGTCCAGCCCCGCATGGGCTTCGGCGATCCGGGCGCCATGCGCACCGGCCTGGAGCGGACCAGGGCCGCCACCGCCACGACCGTCGGCACCCTCACCATCGACAGCTACACCCGCGTCGGTGATCTCGCCGGGGCGCGCGGCGCGCTCGACGAGGGCACCCGGCTCAACGGCTACCCCATCGCCACCCACCCCCTCGCCGTCACCCGCGCCCTGCTCGACGGCCTGCACGACGCCGACTTCCCCGTCCAGGTCCGCCACGGCTCCGCCCGTCCGCAGCCCATCGTCCGGGCCCTGGTCGCGGCCGGTCTCGACGCGACCGAGGGCGGGCCCGTCTCCTACTGCCTGCCCTACGGCCGCACCCCGCTGCGGGAGTCCGTCGCGGCCTGGGCCGAGGGCTGCGAGCTGCTCGCCGCGAGCGCGCGCCCCGGCTCCGTCCCGCATCTGGAGAGCTTCGGCGGCTGCCTGCTCGGCCAGCTCTGCCCGCCCGCCCTGCTCGTCGCGATGAGCGTGCTGGAGTGCCTGTTCTTCGCCCAGCACGGCCTGCGCAGCGTCTCGTTGAGCTACGCGCAGCAGACCGACCCGGGCCAGGACGAGGAGGCCGTACGGGCGCTGCGCCGGCTGGCCGGTGAACTGCTGCCGGCGGGCGTGGACCACCATGTCGTCCTCTACACATACATGGGCGTCTACCCGCGTACCGAGCACGGCGCGACCCGCCTGCTCGAAGCGTCCGCCCGGCTCGCCGTGCGGTCCGGGGCGCAGCGGCTCCTCGTCAAGACGACCGCCGAGTCCCGCCGTATCCCCACCGTCGACGAGAACGTCCGCGCGCTGGAGACCGCCGCGGCGGCCGCCGCGCTCGCCGGACCGCCGCCCGCCCCGGCGGTCCGCGCGTGCGGGGGCGAGGTCTACGCGCAGGCCCGCGCCCTGGTGGAGGCCGTCCTCGGCCTGCACTCCGATCTGGCCCGCGCCCTGCCGGCCGCCTTCGCCCGCGGGCTGCTCGACGTGCCGTTCTGCCTGCACCCCGACAACGCCGGGCGTTCCCGCAGCGTCATCGGCGCCGACGGGCGGCTGCGCTGGTCGGACACCGGGGCGATGCCGATCCGCCCCGACGCCCCGGCCGACTCCGCGCGGCTCACGGCGGACGGCCTGCTCACCGCACTCCACCACATGGCCGTCCGCTACGACCGCGAGCCGTCCGGCCCCGTGGCCGCCCGGCCGCCCGACCGCCTGACGACCCGCCCGACCGCCTGA
- a CDS encoding asparagine synthetase A: MDHTPQPGPALPPPLGEHLRSPQLRAAMLVQQEALQAARDHLRREGFTELLPPLVGPVTDPGGRGAKALDVDYYGRPYKLMTSAILYKQASLHGFPKLFYIAPNVRVEPEETATTGRHLVEFHQIDVEMAGARREDVQEIAAGLLTHVAEHVWSAVPDILTGLGRLEADFADIRSGKYDVCTHQEAISRLLAIGHPQSPDSEIDWTGERLLSLESDRPFFVNDYPKGSRGFYDREDPERPGVLRNFDLIAPHGYGELVSGSERESDYATIVTRMRESGENPAKYAWYLKEAREGIPASAGFGMGLQRLVRFLTGLDSLWQVSAYPKLPGVVAP, translated from the coding sequence ATGGACCACACCCCGCAGCCCGGCCCCGCCCTGCCGCCCCCGCTCGGCGAACACCTGCGCTCCCCGCAGCTGCGCGCCGCCATGCTCGTCCAGCAGGAGGCCCTCCAGGCGGCCCGCGACCACCTGCGGCGGGAGGGCTTCACCGAGCTGCTGCCGCCCCTCGTCGGACCGGTCACCGACCCGGGCGGCCGGGGTGCCAAGGCCCTTGACGTCGACTACTACGGCCGCCCGTACAAGCTGATGACCAGCGCCATCCTCTACAAGCAGGCGTCCCTGCACGGCTTCCCGAAGCTGTTCTACATCGCGCCCAACGTGCGGGTGGAGCCGGAGGAGACCGCCACCACCGGGCGCCATCTGGTCGAGTTCCACCAGATCGACGTCGAGATGGCCGGCGCCCGCCGCGAGGACGTGCAGGAGATCGCCGCCGGGCTGCTCACCCACGTCGCCGAGCACGTGTGGAGCGCCGTCCCGGACATCCTCACCGGACTCGGGCGTCTGGAGGCCGACTTCGCGGACATCCGCAGCGGCAAGTACGACGTGTGCACCCATCAGGAGGCCATCTCGCGCCTGCTCGCCATCGGTCATCCGCAGAGCCCGGACAGTGAGATCGACTGGACCGGTGAACGGCTGCTCTCCCTGGAGAGCGACCGCCCGTTCTTCGTCAACGACTACCCCAAGGGCTCGCGCGGCTTCTACGACCGCGAGGACCCCGAGCGCCCGGGTGTGCTGCGCAACTTCGACCTCATCGCCCCGCACGGCTACGGCGAGCTGGTCTCCGGCAGCGAGCGCGAGTCGGATTACGCGACGATCGTCACCCGGATGCGGGAGAGCGGCGAGAACCCCGCCAAGTACGCCTGGTATCTGAAGGAGGCGCGCGAGGGCATCCCGGCCAGCGCCGGATTCGGCATGGGTCTTCAGCGCCTGGTCCGCTTCCTGACCGGGCTCGACTCCCTGTGGCAGGTCAGCGCCTACCCGAAGCTCCCCGGGGTGGTGGCCCCGTGA
- a CDS encoding MFS transporter — protein sequence MTTNPSAPSSEAATAPDWRRIGSFATGQAAVQCGSFALLIAMNWTAVQLGGRGAVTLVILASTLPRALMLLFGGALADSLGPRAVLLRATATRLVVLAVGVLVTASADSLWPLVAVAVVEGSLLGLTGPASGILLTRLAPQEHLGRANSLFSMVMRLAPIAGSPLGAWLVVAGGLSDVMIVSAAGCAVWLVCAFHVTHGMGRPERRSGAGTSLFRRSGDGLLLLGAHPKLRWMFIACFCMDFAFLWPAEVALPLRASGEGWGIGSVAAALTAFSAGALASAALGAALAHRIPVSVKLLVTGTGLAVGMGCMALVPTPGILAVTACVVGLFSGFNGPALVTAYQQAVPEGRLGAAMSTFSLSSIGAAPLSLAVFSSVSAALGVTGTWLLCAAIALFSPVAAALALRSPVTRETPGAAEVSAVPEPTATAV from the coding sequence ATGACAACCAACCCCTCCGCCCCGTCGTCCGAGGCGGCGACCGCCCCGGACTGGCGGCGCATCGGCAGCTTCGCCACCGGCCAGGCCGCCGTCCAGTGCGGAAGCTTCGCCCTGCTCATCGCCATGAACTGGACCGCGGTCCAGCTCGGCGGCCGGGGCGCCGTGACCCTCGTCATCCTCGCCTCCACGCTGCCGCGCGCCCTGATGCTGCTGTTCGGCGGCGCTCTCGCCGACAGCCTCGGCCCACGCGCCGTGCTGCTGCGGGCCACCGCCACCCGGCTCGTCGTCCTCGCCGTCGGCGTCCTGGTCACCGCGAGCGCCGACAGCCTCTGGCCCCTGGTCGCCGTCGCCGTGGTGGAGGGCTCGCTGCTAGGCCTCACGGGTCCTGCCTCCGGCATCCTGCTGACCCGGCTGGCCCCTCAGGAACACCTGGGCCGCGCCAACTCCCTGTTCTCCATGGTGATGCGGCTGGCCCCGATCGCCGGATCGCCGCTCGGGGCGTGGCTGGTGGTGGCGGGCGGCCTGTCCGACGTCATGATCGTCTCGGCCGCGGGCTGCGCCGTCTGGCTGGTCTGCGCCTTTCACGTCACCCACGGCATGGGCCGCCCCGAACGCCGCTCCGGGGCGGGTACCTCGCTCTTCCGGCGCTCCGGGGACGGTCTGCTGCTGCTGGGCGCCCACCCCAAGCTCCGGTGGATGTTCATCGCCTGCTTCTGCATGGACTTCGCCTTCCTGTGGCCGGCCGAGGTCGCCCTGCCGCTGCGCGCCTCCGGCGAGGGCTGGGGCATCGGTTCGGTCGCCGCGGCCCTCACCGCGTTCAGCGCCGGTGCCCTCGCGTCGGCGGCACTGGGCGCGGCCCTCGCCCACCGCATCCCGGTCTCGGTCAAGCTCCTGGTCACCGGCACCGGACTCGCCGTCGGCATGGGCTGCATGGCACTGGTCCCGACCCCGGGCATCCTGGCCGTCACGGCGTGCGTCGTCGGCCTCTTCTCGGGATTCAACGGCCCCGCCCTGGTCACCGCCTACCAACAGGCCGTCCCCGAGGGCCGGCTGGGCGCCGCGATGTCGACCTTCTCCCTGTCCAGCATCGGAGCCGCGCCCCTGTCGCTCGCCGTCTTCAGTTCGGTCTCCGCCGCGCTGGGTGTGACCGGCACCTGGCTGCTGTGCGCGGCGATCGCCCTGTTCTCGCCCG
- a CDS encoding glutamate synthase-related protein, which translates to MSALTAPGFPERQIRARARRGTAEVFPAAGSYGAELFGPGAGDRADALDRARIAPPVFMPERLEKLIELAREPESGDVDLTTRTGGFGASLPLYLSAFGSTRAGSGDLAVHASRQAGRLGIPMVIGENMVPVHGYRRGGEATRSALLDRIDAYLEAAPEGVGGIVVQQSTEDADSEVWNLLYSDPATRPLLESGRLAFELKTGQGAKPGLGGMTVVAGAEAEQLAGRFTVTEVFGADDDRRLRCATPGTFTDEILRQQLRFMRNNFPKARTWVKFHPGRDIGDAARTAWAAGADAVTVDGAEGGTGWAPRVFLDQVGLPLAECLRRIGRPEGCLLASGGMWEGGRAVRALALGARAVGLGRAALVAVDEDPEHGLERLVESVALELRLLIGALGKYTVTALGPEDLWWPDSPDAGSSPLGSAQPAVGAAP; encoded by the coding sequence GTGAGCGCCCTCACCGCGCCCGGCTTCCCGGAACGGCAGATCCGCGCCCGCGCCCGGCGCGGCACCGCCGAGGTCTTCCCCGCCGCCGGCTCGTACGGCGCCGAACTCTTCGGGCCCGGCGCCGGCGACCGCGCCGACGCCCTGGACCGGGCCCGCATCGCCCCGCCCGTCTTCATGCCCGAGCGGCTCGAAAAGCTCATCGAACTGGCCCGCGAGCCCGAGTCCGGCGATGTCGACCTGACCACCCGGACCGGCGGCTTCGGCGCCTCGCTGCCGCTGTACCTGTCGGCGTTCGGGTCCACCCGGGCCGGCAGCGGCGACCTCGCCGTCCACGCGTCCCGCCAGGCAGGGCGGCTCGGCATCCCCATGGTCATCGGGGAGAACATGGTGCCCGTGCACGGCTACCGGCGCGGCGGGGAGGCCACCCGCTCCGCCCTGCTGGACCGCATCGACGCCTACCTCGAAGCCGCGCCCGAGGGTGTCGGCGGGATCGTCGTCCAGCAGTCGACCGAGGACGCCGACTCCGAGGTCTGGAACCTCCTCTACAGCGACCCCGCCACCCGTCCGCTGCTCGAATCCGGGCGTCTGGCCTTCGAGTTGAAGACCGGTCAGGGCGCCAAACCGGGTCTCGGCGGCATGACCGTCGTCGCGGGCGCGGAGGCGGAGCAGCTGGCCGGCCGGTTCACGGTCACCGAGGTGTTCGGCGCGGACGACGACCGCCGGCTGCGCTGTGCCACGCCCGGCACCTTCACCGACGAGATCCTGCGCCAGCAGCTGCGCTTCATGCGGAACAACTTCCCCAAGGCCCGGACCTGGGTGAAGTTCCATCCGGGGCGTGACATCGGGGACGCCGCCCGCACCGCCTGGGCCGCCGGGGCCGACGCCGTCACCGTGGACGGTGCGGAGGGCGGCACCGGCTGGGCGCCCCGCGTCTTCCTCGACCAGGTCGGCCTGCCGCTCGCCGAGTGCCTGCGCCGGATCGGCCGCCCCGAGGGCTGCCTGCTCGCGAGCGGCGGCATGTGGGAGGGCGGCCGTGCCGTGCGCGCCCTCGCCCTCGGCGCCCGCGCCGTCGGCCTGGGGCGCGCCGCTCTGGTCGCCGTGGACGAGGACCCGGAACACGGCCTGGAGCGCCTCGTCGAGAGCGTCGCCCTCGAACTGCGCCTGCTGATCGGCGCACTGGGCAAGTACACCGTCACCGCGCTGGGCCCCGAGGACCTCTGGTGGCCCGACAGCCCCGACGCCGGGAGTTCCCCGCTCGGCTCCGCCCAGCCCGCCGTCGGAGCGGCGCCGTGA